A region of Litorilinea aerophila DNA encodes the following proteins:
- a CDS encoding ABC transporter ATP-binding protein, with translation MTLYLAAHHVQKRYGRHVALQDASLTMHQGEVLALLGPNGAGKTTFIKILATLLTKDAGDVQILGHDLDREPEAIRHLLGYVGQDTERSAYARLTVAENLRFFGRLRGLSRAQIEQRIEKLAHDFDFTANLDKLFVTLSGGQKQTVVIMRALLHDPPLVYLDEPTKGLDPIIARKIRTFLCRLVREEGKSLLLTSHILSEVDEMADRVALIQGGRIPIVGHPDELKAAIGATEFVEVEKAALPPAIVDKILGLEPVLLCLERNHGWLAFGVSDIMTGAEAIIRVLREEGVVAGFRHHSATLEDAFIYHIGELDERFER, from the coding sequence ATGACCCTTTACCTGGCTGCCCACCACGTCCAAAAACGCTACGGCCGTCACGTGGCCCTCCAGGACGCCTCCCTGACCATGCACCAGGGGGAGGTGTTGGCCCTGCTGGGTCCCAACGGCGCAGGCAAGACGACCTTCATCAAAATCCTGGCCACCCTGCTGACCAAGGACGCCGGGGACGTTCAGATCCTGGGTCACGACCTGGACCGGGAGCCGGAGGCCATCCGCCATCTGCTGGGCTACGTGGGACAGGACACGGAGCGCTCTGCCTACGCCCGGCTGACCGTGGCCGAGAACCTGCGCTTTTTCGGCCGGCTGCGGGGGCTCAGCCGGGCCCAGATCGAACAGCGCATCGAAAAGCTGGCCCACGACTTCGACTTCACCGCCAACCTGGACAAGCTCTTCGTGACCCTCTCCGGCGGCCAGAAGCAGACGGTGGTCATCATGCGGGCCCTGCTCCATGACCCGCCCCTGGTCTATCTGGATGAGCCCACCAAGGGGCTGGACCCCATCATCGCCCGGAAGATCCGGACCTTCCTGTGCCGGCTGGTCCGAGAAGAGGGCAAGTCCCTGCTGCTCACCTCCCACATCCTCTCCGAGGTGGATGAGATGGCCGACCGGGTGGCCCTGATCCAGGGAGGGCGCATCCCCATTGTGGGGCATCCGGACGAGCTCAAGGCGGCCATCGGCGCCACCGAGTTCGTGGAGGTAGAAAAGGCCGCCCTGCCCCCAGCCATCGTGGACAAAATCCTGGGGCTGGAGCCGGTGCTCCTCTGCCTGGAGCGCAACCACGGCTGGCTGGCCTTTGGTGTCAGCGACATCATGACCGGCGCGGAAGCCATCATCCGGGTGCTGCGGGAGGAGGGAGTGGTGGCCGGGTTCCGCCATCACAGCGCCACCCTGGAGGATGCCTTCATCTACCACATCGGGGAGCTCGACGAACGTTTTGAGCGGTGA
- a CDS encoding diacylglycerol/lipid kinase family protein: protein MPHLANRATLIYNPYAGFWDWGDVVQRVATFWQERGWEVRLQATDRPGHATTLARDAAEAGHGLVLAAGGDGTLNEVANGLAGTQTVLAPLPVGTTNSFAKELGLPRPNLFQPNWFVDVSQHLVQGRIQQVDLGKCDNGRYWLLWASTGVDGFVVKRVEPRPRWFKRLGAAGYAAKALFFLPSFQGLRATVVVDDQVVEGDFLLVNVSNCRMFAGGELRLNDGALLDDGLFEVWLFRGKRWPTILRYTVEIGFESHRDDPNVQVFRGRYVAVKTEPSTPFHLDGEPVGDTPFACTLLPRALRLLVPDCAPADLFQQPGTPLALSQQVS from the coding sequence ATGCCTCATCTCGCCAATCGTGCCACGCTGATCTACAACCCCTACGCCGGTTTTTGGGACTGGGGCGACGTGGTCCAGCGCGTCGCCACCTTCTGGCAGGAGCGGGGCTGGGAGGTCCGGCTCCAGGCCACCGATAGGCCGGGCCATGCCACCACCCTGGCCCGGGATGCCGCGGAGGCCGGCCATGGCCTGGTATTGGCTGCGGGCGGAGATGGCACCCTCAACGAAGTGGCCAATGGCCTGGCCGGTACCCAGACGGTGCTGGCACCCCTGCCTGTGGGCACCACCAATTCCTTTGCCAAGGAGCTGGGCCTGCCCCGCCCCAACCTGTTCCAGCCCAACTGGTTCGTGGATGTCTCCCAACACCTGGTCCAGGGGCGGATCCAGCAGGTGGACCTGGGGAAGTGCGACAACGGCCGCTACTGGCTGCTCTGGGCCAGCACCGGCGTGGATGGCTTCGTGGTGAAACGGGTGGAGCCCCGCCCCCGTTGGTTCAAGCGGCTGGGCGCGGCGGGCTATGCGGCCAAGGCCCTCTTTTTCCTGCCCAGCTTCCAGGGGCTGCGGGCCACGGTGGTGGTGGATGACCAGGTGGTCGAAGGGGATTTCCTGCTGGTGAACGTGAGCAACTGTCGCATGTTTGCTGGCGGCGAGCTGCGCCTGAATGACGGCGCCCTCCTGGATGACGGCCTCTTTGAGGTCTGGCTCTTTCGAGGCAAGCGCTGGCCCACCATCCTGCGCTACACCGTGGAGATCGGCTTTGAAAGCCACCGGGACGATCCCAACGTCCAGGTCTTTCGGGGGCGCTATGTGGCCGTGAAGACCGAACCGTCCACGCCCTTTCACCTGGATGGCGAGCCGGTGGGCGATACGCCCTTCGCCTGCACCCTCCTGCCCCGGGCGCTGCGCCTGCTGGTGCCGGACTGCGCGCCGGCGGATCTGTTTCAGCAGCCGGGCACGCCCCTGGCCCTCTCCCAACAGGTATCCTGA
- a CDS encoding C-terminal binding protein gives MPRYQVLVTDYAWPSLAIEREILAQVDAALLVAAQGDDAELLRLAPQADAILTCWRPIPPAVLDAAPRCRVVSRYGIGLDNIPVDHATRLGIVVTNVPDFCLDEVSDHTMALLLACARRIVPFARATRAGIWDLQAGRPMPRLRGQVLGLVGYGHIAQAVVPKARSFGLEILAYAPRLPADALAPWGQATNDLDELLSRADYVSLHVPLTPETRHLIDERALRRMKPSAYLINTARGAVVDEAALYRALTEGWIAGAALDVLSQEPPPPDHPLLSLDNVIISPHAAFYSEAAIQDLERRAAVHVAQALRGERPAHVVNPAVLEQPNCRLW, from the coding sequence ATGCCCCGATATCAGGTACTGGTGACGGACTACGCCTGGCCTTCCCTGGCCATCGAGCGGGAAATCCTGGCCCAGGTGGATGCAGCGCTCCTGGTGGCCGCCCAGGGCGACGACGCCGAACTGCTGCGCCTGGCGCCCCAGGCGGATGCCATCCTCACCTGCTGGCGGCCTATTCCCCCGGCGGTCCTGGACGCCGCACCCCGCTGTCGCGTGGTCAGCCGCTACGGCATCGGCCTGGACAACATCCCGGTGGACCACGCCACGCGACTGGGGATCGTGGTGACCAACGTGCCGGATTTCTGCCTGGACGAAGTCTCCGACCACACCATGGCCCTGCTGCTGGCCTGCGCGCGGCGGATCGTCCCCTTTGCCCGGGCCACCCGGGCCGGCATCTGGGATCTGCAGGCCGGCCGGCCCATGCCCCGGCTGCGGGGTCAGGTGCTGGGGCTGGTGGGCTACGGCCACATCGCCCAGGCTGTGGTGCCCAAGGCCCGGAGCTTCGGCCTGGAGATCCTGGCCTACGCGCCCCGGCTGCCCGCCGACGCCCTGGCGCCGTGGGGCCAGGCCACCAACGACCTGGATGAACTCCTGAGCCGGGCGGACTATGTCTCCCTCCACGTCCCCCTCACGCCGGAGACCCGGCACCTCATCGATGAGCGGGCGTTGCGTCGTATGAAGCCCTCGGCCTACCTGATCAACACCGCCCGGGGCGCCGTGGTGGATGAAGCCGCCCTCTACCGGGCCCTGACCGAGGGCTGGATCGCAGGGGCCGCCCTGGACGTGCTGAGCCAGGAGCCGCCTCCGCCAGACCATCCCCTCCTCTCCCTGGACAACGTCATCATCTCGCCCCATGCCGCCTTCTACTCCGAGGCCGCCATCCAGGACTTGGAGCGCCGGGCCGCGGTGCACGTGGCCCAGGCCCTGCGCGGCGAGCGGCCGGCCCATGTGGTCAACCCCGCGGTGCTGGAACAGCCCAACTGCCGCCTCTGGTAG
- a CDS encoding YhdH/YhfP family quinone oxidoreductase, whose product MDRHSSFQALVVREVEPGTFTRQVEERRIEELPPGELLIRVHYSSLNYKDALSASGHRGVTRHYPHTPGIDAAGVVEESQSPAFQAGDEVIVIGYDLGMDTPGGFGQFIRVPADWAVHRPADLSLRESMIYGTAGFTAAMCVERLMDYGIEPGQGEILVTGATGGVGSVAVALLALEGYTVVAATGKPDQASYLQALGAAAIIHRQEVDDASGRPLLKGRWAGVVDTVGGNILATAIRATRPQGCVTCCGNAASPELHLTVYPFILRGVALLGIDAGNCPIQVRRHIWQKLATRWKLPQLEHMVTECSLQALSGHIDRILAGQQVGRVLVNLGQ is encoded by the coding sequence ATGGACAGACATTCATCCTTTCAAGCATTGGTGGTCCGGGAAGTTGAACCCGGCACCTTCACCCGCCAGGTGGAGGAACGGCGCATCGAGGAGCTCCCCCCCGGCGAGCTGTTGATCCGGGTGCACTACTCGTCGCTGAACTACAAGGACGCCCTCTCGGCCAGCGGCCATCGGGGCGTGACCCGCCACTATCCCCACACGCCGGGCATCGACGCCGCCGGCGTGGTGGAAGAGAGCCAGTCGCCGGCCTTTCAGGCGGGCGACGAAGTGATCGTGATCGGCTACGACCTGGGGATGGACACGCCCGGCGGCTTTGGCCAGTTCATCCGGGTGCCCGCGGATTGGGCCGTCCACCGGCCGGCCGATCTCTCCCTGCGGGAAAGCATGATCTATGGCACTGCGGGCTTTACCGCGGCCATGTGTGTGGAGCGCCTCATGGACTATGGCATCGAGCCCGGCCAGGGGGAGATCCTGGTCACCGGCGCCACGGGCGGTGTGGGCAGTGTGGCGGTCGCGCTGCTGGCGTTGGAGGGCTACACCGTGGTCGCAGCCACTGGCAAGCCGGACCAGGCCTCCTATCTGCAGGCGTTGGGCGCCGCCGCGATCATTCACCGTCAGGAGGTGGACGATGCCAGCGGCCGGCCGTTGCTCAAGGGGCGGTGGGCCGGCGTGGTGGACACGGTCGGCGGGAACATCCTCGCCACGGCCATCCGGGCCACTCGCCCCCAGGGCTGTGTGACCTGCTGCGGCAATGCCGCCTCGCCGGAACTCCACCTGACGGTCTACCCGTTCATTCTGCGCGGGGTCGCCCTGCTGGGTATCGACGCCGGCAACTGCCCCATCCAGGTGCGTCGCCACATCTGGCAGAAGCTGGCCACCCGCTGGAAGCTGCCTCAGCTGGAGCACATGGTCACCGAGTGCAGCCTCCAGGCGCTCAGTGGCCACATCGACCGGATCCTGGCCGGGCAGCAGGTGGGACGGGTGCTGGTCAATTTGGGCCAGTAA